CGGCGGTGGTGTGACCAGTACTGCTGGGCTGGGGTGGCCACACCACCGCcgcaaaaaattctaaatattaatattcTCTGAACTTGTGAGTCGTGGCTGCCGCAAACGGCATCCTATCCAGTGTATAATCCCTTCGGACAGGACTCCTCACCATAATTACAATCGAACATcacaggtaagttcgtttgatTGTACAATTAGCAAAGACTACACTACAGATTAAATAGGgaattgtactgtattgtatcaGTCAGTTTTACTTTTACGTCAGTCAGCATGACATGACAGGACAGATGGAGCGGAGCACCGCCCCCGTCACAGAGAAGAGTAACTTTAAAAATGATATCCACTCGCTTCGCTTCCCATATTGTCTTACCTGTGCTTTGCGGTGACAGATGACATTGACAACTATACAACTCACTCTACCTTTGCCACTCTACCTTTTAATTCTTGTCCAATTCTTGTCTTTGGTATTGTTATGAAGCGAAAGAAAGCTGACGAGACGAGAGATGattgaaaaatattagaataaatgaaatttttatggttttatgtAGTCTTTCTAAATATATTAATCGAGTATGATGTCAGGAAAAGGTAAGCCTAGATGattgttagaaaaatatatagtttagTGCCAATTTCAATAAGTTGTAACATTTCGGTGTTCGgaattaatatttaaacttACTTTCTAGGAATACCAGAGACGGAGGAGCAGAATAGGATAAGATTTCAAGTGGAATTAGAATTCGTGCAATGTCTAGCTAATCCAAATTATATTCACTGTAAGTCTTTAAAGGTTATGTGTACTAAAATAAAGATTTGTaagttaatagaaaaaaaaatagttacaagctgtttgaaatttaatttcagtCTTAGCTCAACGAGGTTACTTCAAAGAGCAAACCTTTATCAACTACCTGCGGTATCTTCAGTACTGGAGAGAACCTGAGTATGCTCGCTTCCTAAAATACCCAATGTGTTTGCATTTCTTGGAGTTACTGCAGCATGAGGCATTCAGAAGAGAATGTGTCTCAGCACAGGTAAGTGCTTACAATAAATGAATGAcgctcaaaataaaaaaaaaaaactttttcaagaattttgtaattttatatgaCTTATATCCTGCAAAACATATTTGCTATGTAATATTGACTATGATGAATTATCTCATaacataacaataatttaattaactatgaataataaaaaattcaattgCTCTTATATAAGAACCTAACAAGCAACCCCTAAGGCAAAACGGCATAAGCTCTTGTTTATGTATCTTAACACCAACATGAATTCAGTGATCTGCATGCTTGTTTGTCAATGAGGAATTTAAAAATGAGGCATATATTTCTACAAAAAATCCTGTGGTAGCCTAATTGTTTGACATACTATCTCTCAAACAGGGCCCTGTGACTCCAGATTCAGGCAAACATATCTGACTTTTTTGGGACTCTTTTGTATTTATACTAACTACAAACTTTATCatcatagtcatcatcatcccagcctatttccgtcccactgctgggcacaggcctcctctcagaatgagagggcttgggccttagttcctacacgggcccagtgtggattgggaacttcacacataccattgaattagtTCACAGGTgttgctcacgatgttttccttcaccataaaggtTGTGGTATATTGCAAATTTAAtcttgcacatgaatttcgaaatactcagaggtgcgggccggggtttgaatttttaaacccacaaacctctgcttgagaagcattaggccgaagccgtggtggcctagtggttagacaaACTTTATAGTGAAGGCAAATATTGTGAGGCAACCCATTTAGGAAATTCAgcagtgtgtgaagttcctaatttACACTGTGCCTGTGTGGGATTTACAGCTCAAGGCACTTCATTCTCAGAAGCTTTGtgtccagaggccgtattgtctaacatgCTGACATTCACGGTTGTATTCACCATTTCTTCACTTgtcttataccatgtgatggaaagaaatggtgaaaacaaCTGTGATTCAAAGTGCGTTAGCCAATATAGCTTGGTAGTGGGCCAGAtataggttagattagatgACGTTATCCTCGTAAGTCCTTAtgtacttcacaaagtacaaatcaattgtaggAATAACTGCTGAATGTACTTGGTGGAGTACAAATCTaaattttcaatgaaaaaaGACTTAactttttggaaataatttccaGAATCACAAAACTTAGAATTTTCGGCTAGGTCTGTAGAACTATGCATGATAAAAATAGTCAGGACTTACAAGGATAATGAATGTTTTTCCAGGTATGCAAATTCATGGACGACCAAGCGATTCTGCTGTGGCAGCACTACACGcggcggcgcacgcgcacgctGCAGCCGCCggacgcgcccgcgccgcctgcgccgcccgcgccgcccggccCGCCGCGCCAGCTCTCGTGAGACCCATAACCTTTATCACGCGTGATTGTTATTAACCTCTTCACCATCCCAGTCATCTAGTCGTGACAgtcaatggaatgcctcacacgccatggtcatctatacatgaccaacattcaactcgaaattaatcctgcAATggaaatcaagttgatttgtcgctggtttttctgtggcgtacagagcacgtcacatCGTTTGTTTTGtcgcggtgaagaggttaaagtTTGGTTAATGTAATGACCTTGCTGCAAACTAAGTCATTTGTAGCTCTATGTGGTGGCTGAGAACAGACAGACGCGTATGAGGTTTCTGGTGGCACCAACGTCTGGCTGCAGCTAGTTATCTATCCTATAGCATAATATTCTTTTAAGAACAcaccattttttttctgtaattaaaAAGCAAGAATAGAATATACCTTTTTAGTGGTGTAAAATTGAATAACACTTGAGTACTGGTAAAAAACGAGATGTAGCGTGCGCCAAGTCCGCTGCTATGTATTTCCCAATTTTTGTCATCAGTATATATAAAATCTAGCAATAACATAGCCTATGTCATGTGGCTGAGTATTTGtgctttaaatttttttaatgcAGCCCAATTAAGAACAAAGTTCTATGTATCTTTGTTATGTTGGTCCATAATTTAAGGCAATAAAATCCAGACTTACGAGCTGTGTTTTgctaataaaattactaatgtTTTGAAGCGGCatctaattttatttagtatatatttttttcattttgattttaagtttacaaaatatacacaatATACAAAATGGTTGATGTGAATGTTCTATGAACAAATCTGCGATGTTTTTGGATCATCAGATGAATCATTAAAAGTCCTATTCATCACCGtgaccgtggatcggcaagcgcagcttaggacgtccaccaacaagatggacggatgacctggttaaagctgcgggttcacggtggatgcaggccgctgccaaccgaagcaactggaagtctgtgggggaggcctatgtccaacagtggacgtcctacggctgagatgatgatgatgatgatacttaatTGATTGGATGCATAGCCTCCTTTATGAGACTAGCATAGTCACATTAAGTTTACTAAATTATGCCCATGCCTAATgtcagtataaaaaaataagattctTATGAACTAAGACCTTTTAGGACTTGTTATCGTATGTTATCGTGTTGCATTGTGTATAGTCGAACCATATTATTTCTAGCCTACGGAGGACGTTCTTTAACGGTGTCATAATGACTTTCATTGTCAGTCAATGAAATGCAATATCTCATgacattttctgtgaaaagTTTCTACAGTAGGTTGCGATAGTGTCGCCGCGAAAATGCTTTTCAAATGTTTAGTTTAAATCAGGTTCTAAAATATTGatcaaagagaatataaccactacgttttatGATATTGATAGACTGATGTACTTGTTGTAAAAATGTAAggaagtaattaaaattaaatattaataattttgtagatTGCTTTATTCTATTACTTCACAAAACTACCCTAATACTTTACACATTATCTTGACCTTTTTAATGCCTGTGCATAATGGTAAGTAGTAGGCTagtttaacctcttcaccggcagtcatccagtcgtgacagccaatggaaatgcctcacacgccaagatcatctatacatgaccaacattcaactcgatattaatccttctgcaatggaattaaaaatcaagttgatttgtcgctggttttctgtggcgtacagagcacgtcacctCGTTTgatttgtggcggtgaagaggttaaaaaaaaatcggattaGGCCATCAATTAGATTAtgagaaaatattggacacatattttcttttgtcaattaaacaaaaaatatgaagatacagCCAGTTAATGTTCCGCGTGAATTTGCGCCATGCGACACATTGTACCAAGTcatgacgtcacgcggaacttgtCGCCATTGAGTATTGATAATAGCATTGCTAATAGTGGGTAGTTCATTGAGTGAACATTTGCTTGGGTCGCCTACGCCTCGCCAGGCATAGCGCTCGTAGAGTTACATAGTAAATCAGCTCCACCACACTCATCATGCTAAATCCCATGCAGAGGCCCAGCAGACCACCTGTATTTGCTGATCAAAATGTGAGATAGAGTATTATTCGGTAAaagaaacaatgaaaattaattgAGTCTGATCTTATTATGTAGGTTATGATACTTACACAAAAATTCAGTGAGACCAAAAATTTCTCCTTTTGTAAATCTTGTGAATGTGCGGTCCTCAAAATAAAAGTGAATTATTAGCATATTTTCTCTGAAAGAAAGTTTAATGCATCTTTAGTACGTTAGACTCAATACACTCTAACACCTgcgttgctctgaggatgaactccggttgagttcgaaacgcatcagtgttgTATGGTGGTGGGGATAGTTGGGTGTGTGCGATttgcgtgtgttcttacagtgtggaggtgaaggagctgcacgaacacacatttgttacaTAAACTTATTTGTCGTaatgtcgcgggtgagcaaagtaattgtttctagTTCATTTCTTTATCAAGGTTAAACCCACGGGAAATACTGTGCATTTTCTCTTAACACTTCCTGACTGGCGCCCAACATGGGACTCTTGGATCTGAGACTTACCTATACACACTTACGTTATGTATTCGGTTGTTCTGTTGCCAAGCCGTTTGGCATACTGCACGAGGAGTGACTGGCTCAGCTTCGCAGAGCTCATGCGTTCGTAATATGCAATTTCCGTGCAAGCAGGCAGGCACTCTTCGCAAGTGACTTGATGATCTACAATATATGTACAATGCTATGGTTAactaaaggggctcctagacgggccatattttcactgcaatgggggatcgcgtgtgaattcgccgctagaggcgctagtgtagtgtgaggtctccgaaatgtcaaatctcatagtttttggtgagctacgcgggtttatttataattagaataattttgtgaatattttgcaatacctgaaattaattatggcaaatatgcgttccggggcaatgaatgtctgtgtttttagacagttttgtctttcggaaacctttgtcctcccttttttccgaacaaaacggggactttgcaacactgtggcatgctcgatatttttatgctacggttttaaggtgtattaaatatgattttaatctaaactttgttttcacgcccgtaataacagactttgaaagccatacttaaaacctcacgcaacagtgcgccatctagtgagacaaaaaacgagaGCCCtcatttgtggccggcaactattggtgtccctctcttactcacatgttagacagggacaccaatagttgccggccacatattgcagtgaaaatatggcccgtctaggagccccctTAGATACATAAGCTAAAACGCCCTTTCTGAGTGACCTGTCCAGCTCCAGCAGTTCACCTTCTCTCTGGTAAgctgtaataaataactagGGTAAATCCGGGGTAGATGGCCATAAGGGAGAGATGGCTAATCGAAATAATTCATAGAAGCGTCGACTTTACCCCACCAGTTCCGTTTAGTTCAGTTTCTATCATGGGTGGGAGCTACGGTATAGCCAACATTTTGGGGAAATAACATCGAAAATTAGATAAAAtcctgttgttttgttttgtctggTACAAATCTTTTTAAGAGTGCTCATGTTTTACGTGGTTATGACgctagtttttttaaagtaatgatggttttagtatttgttgcaaAATATAAGAGTAGTATTTCGTTCTAaccccaaaatattgcatgtcgtacttttccttttttttattctacgtATGGCCATGTCTCCCGTGGAAAAAGGAGAGATTGCCAATTTAATTCAGTATgttcagtattcatttatttggcaaaaacataaaacataagacttataaatactagtacttacagaaattatgcaccctggtagggtatagccacaattGTTATGTATGAAATTATAATCTAATTCTATTACACAACTAAAGTTAGATTCCTACATACCTGcctaaaaactacttaaaaatactagacttaaaaaaatatgtatttctattatttaaattgcacaaagttaaattatgtattaggtatggcacgataataatttgtttctacctaaatgtgtattaatttaatatatcacaacaaatttatttataaacaaacaaataatatatctatatttttattaatttattaagtctgtgatagaataataacatttttgtaaaaggtcTGTTTTTAACTTAgctataaataaagtattatttttgatattttttgtatttaaaggcAATTTATCGTAAATGTTAATTGATCTATAATTCGGGCTGTTTTTGTAGATTTCTAGTATGGGTTAAGGAAGGACTAATTTATGGGTTCGACGGGCactttttgaaaattggtacaaatGTAGGTTTTTCTTGACAAATATTGCTGTTTCTAAGATATATAgtgatttaaatttttgaaatgtgGTTTGCAACTGCTTGGTTGGTGGATATTGGCTAGGATCCTCAGACATGTTTTCTGCATTACAAAGAGCTGGTGCGCGTCGGAGCTGTGCCCCCACAGCAGCAGCCCGTAGCGCAGCCAGGCGGCCGCGTGCGCATGGTACGTTGCCAACGCACAAGCCGTGCTGGTATTTACCTTGAGAACGCTCAGCGCATATATGAATTGTGACATTTTAACTTTACAGTTTTCGATGTGTTTTTTCCAATTTAAATGGTTATCAATAGTAACCCCTAACAATGTGCATTCGCCAACTTCTTCTACGTTAATAATCTTTAAAATtgagtttaaattaatttgttgtttttgtcTTGGTCTGAACTGGatgatttttgttttgctaTTATTAGTTATAGGATTGTGGTCTTGAAGCCAATGAGCTATGGTATGGTAAGTATTTGGGATTAAAGTGTTACTATCTTGTTCATTGCTGCATTTAAATAGGATTGATATGTCGTCAGCAAACAAAACACATTTGTGTTCAGTGGTCTGTGGTAGGTCATTTATGTAAATGAGGAAAAGCACACATCCTAAAACGCTGCCCTGTGCGATTGAACTGTCAACTGTGTGAATATCCTGTGTGAATGTAATGATTGTATAGAAGTTTTCTGAAAAGTATCAGGTAGTACTGACAATGTACCATTAATTATATTACCAGTCAAAAATAAGAAACAGCAGGTGTGACGTCATTCATGGGtagcaaaaaaatgttaaaaacagTTCTCGTCGAAGACTTACTTCAATGCAAGAGTGCCAGATTTGGACACATGAAAATTATACTGGGTTTGGCAACACGTGTtccttataaaaaatatgttgaaaTATAGACCAAAAACTACGCTAAACCTAGAATTGCGATACGGCCATCTTATCCCTACTGCTATGGCCATCACACCCGGGCACTTCGGGAGAGATGGCcgactgtgtttttttttaaactcataTTTCATAACTATTTTATTAGAAATTGTGACTAATTACatagataattaattacatagaTTTCCATTGTAGcgcataaattcttttttttattggttttaataaaaactatggCCATCTACCCCGGACTTAGAGCCTCGCCAAGCTAAGTCTGCAACGGAATAATTTGGCAACACTGTATTTTAACGTCAAATCACGTACATAATATGCGTTACATTTGCAGTGTTACCATATTATTCTCTGCAGACTTAGCTTGGCCAGGCTCTACCCTACTAGAAAGTGGCTAATAGCAAACGtcagttcgaaaaaaaaacacctttcaGAAAAGCGATCCGGATTATTTACTTTaagtaaaaatcattattttaattacttaccattagacaataatttcatatttatgtAGCATTTAGCATCGGCTTTTCCGCACACACGTGTGGttttattttctaagggttaaataaaaatattaaaagttaaTCAAAAGTGAAGCGGACTTGaaataaatgtaggtattaGGTAGGTGCACTCACTAGGCATGTAGTAAAGAACGCATTTGCACAAAGCTAACATATTTCGGGCTTCGCACTCCATCTCGCAATTCCTTAACGTATAAGTTCTGAAATATAACGGTTGTGATAAATGTTATTCGGTTCTGTTTCTAAATATGTTTTGGGGTAACACATTACCTGTAGAAGACCAATTCCTTTTCGCTAGAGAACAGGCAGAGTCGCTTTTCAATGTCGATTGACTTGAGTGCTGGTTGAGCATCGGATATCCTCGTTTGTATGGCAACCCGAGTTTCTATCCCAGGCCCGTAGATATCACCCAGGTTCGCAATGTTAGGGGTTTCCGTGGGGTTGTGCAGCAGAATCTGAACATTATTTAATTGTGCTTTAAAAGNNNNNNNNNNNNNNNNNNNNNNNNNNNNNNNNNNNNNNNNNNNNNNNNNNNNNNNNNNNNNNNNNNNNNNNNNNNNNNNNNNNNNNNNNNNNNNNNNNNNTTTATGTAGCATTTAGCATCGGCTTTTCCGCACACCACGTGTGGttttattttctaagggttaataaaaatattaaaagttaaTCAAAAGTGAAGCGGACTTGaaataaatgtaggtattaGGTAGGTGCACTTACTAGGCATGTAGTAAAGAACGCATTTGCACAAAGCTAACATATTTCGGGCTTCGCACTCCATCTCGCAATTCCTTAACGTGTAAGTTCTGAAATATAACGGTTGTGATAAATGTTATTCGGTTCTGTATTCTAAATATGTTTTGGGGTAACTCATTACCTGTAGAAGACCAATTCCTTTTCGCTAGAGAACAGGCAGAGTCGCTTTTCAATGTCGATTGACTTGAGTGCTGGTTGAGCATCGGATATCCTCGTTTGTATGGCAACTCGAGTTTCTATCCCAGGCCCGTAGATATCACCCAGGTTCGCAATGTTAGGGGTTTCCGTGGGGTTGTGCAGCAGAATCTGAACATTATTTAATTGTGCTTTAAAAGAGTGAAGGATACTTACCTACGTAGTTACAATGTGTGGGAAAATAAACATACCTTAAAACTCGGGCTTTTGGTTGAAGCGCAGTAGTACTCGGCTATATTTGCGTCCAGAACCAATGTTAAACCGTGATCAGTGCCGATACCTAAAAAATGAAAGcgaaagtaggtatttttattatcacCTACTATTAGCCATCATTACGTAGGcccaatatatattttttaacattttgtaaGAAAAGTTTAGCCAATATTTAGATACCTATTGAgaacaatttataaaaataaatatttaaactaaacaTTGCACGTAGTAAAGATTGTATTAGTATGTAGAGCCTCGCCAAGCTAAGTCTGCAACGGAATAATTTGGCAACACTGTATTTTAACGTCAAATCACGTACATAATATGCGTTACATTTGCAGTGTTACCATATTATTCTCTGCAGACTTAGCTTGGCCAGGCtctataagtaataaataagttcAGTTacgaatttaatttttatcaacCTTATATCCTGACTTGAGCAATAATCATTCAGTAGCCTAGCATTTTTGACCGGTTTTCTATGAAATCATTATTTTATCTGTACCAGTTTCATCTAACAGCTCCAGCATTTACATAACGGCAGTAAGTAACCGTCGAATATGTATAAGCTGCTTATGTAAAATCCTTTCCGTTATAATAACCTTTTGGTCTCCACGGGAATCCATTGTAGGGTGCGTTGGCCGGATAGCCACCTTCAGGAGTCCAATCCACAGAAGGCAATGGGAATGTAAAATTCATGTCGTTCAAAGATTTCCTGAAACGTATTCACACAACGTATTAACAAAAGCGAGCTATGCTGAAGTAAAGAAGAAGAAACATAGTGAATTCTTACGGATTTCTAAACATTTTGTTTCGATGCACCACGTTGAACGTGCAACATAGGCCTTCGTCGGTCAACTGGGCATTGAACAAATCCTCACAACTCATCTCACTCGAGTCCCAAATGCACATCGCCAACATCTCGCTGCACGGTTGGGTCACCTACAAAATAATCCGCTTTAGACTACTAAGAATGAATTTCTTATATGTTTGATATTTTACTACTGACATTGATCAAGAATGACCGTGTGTAGTCCCAATCTGCGCTTTCAGCCGCATCATTATCGAATATTTCTGTATCATCTTGTGACGTGCACAAACTCTCCAAAAGTTTCTTATCGACGGGtgaactgaaaataaaaaaaatgtgtctggTTAAAGTTAAACCTTATCTACTTCCGATCCATTATGGACACATTACGCACCCGCTCTTCTTATATCGCTCCGCTACGGACTTCTTCGCTTGGTTAACGTTACAAATGGTGATAGCAGGGAACGGCAGGTTTTGCAGAGGCATGTTTTCAGAGTTGATGCTCACTATCATAGGCGACATGCGCCATTTCGCATATACGTTCAAAATGAAGAATCCAGCGCACACTATAGAGCAGCTAAATGCTCCCAACCAGAAAAATCTATAAGATTACATTCATTACATAAATCTCTGCGTATTTAATAGCTATCCATAAAAGATGCTGTAGTTTTTAAACACTGATTACCTTTCGAACCAAGTCAACTTCTTTTCTCCTACATATCGGAGGCCATGTAATGTGGACGTCAGTAAATACTCTCTAAGGTCCTTTCGGACACCTGCAGTGTTCCAATCTGGCAATATAGACCTGCGAGGTCTTTCCTGTGGTATGAATGTTGGGTGAATAAATTGGTATGGACCATAAGTTCTTCTGTAATTTCTTCCTTTTGATTTACTTGCGACGATTTTTACTTACCTCGCTCCTGCTTCTGGGTAGATTTTGTTTTTTGTCCCAAACATACCATGGTGTCGTCTCTTGGTTATTCTGAGTAGTCCAATAATTTTGCTTTAACAATCGAAAGCATCATTTGAATTAGCTAGGTAGCTATCTACTtaacttaatatttaaataagtatattttctcCAAACTTTTACCCGGACAAAATGGgaatgaaaaataatgaatagtAGGTACCTTTCGAAAGTTCTCTATAGATTCATTTCGTGGGCGTATGCCAAAATTGTGGTGAGGATAGACCATCGTGGAACTCTTACTTTTAAGCCAATTTCAAAGAGTTTTTGTTACTCCAGGCGGACACATCTCTACCAGAAAGCGTGGCGTTGGAGTGGCGGTGTACATGTAACCTAATTTCCCTTAGTAAATGTTTGCAGGGTAATCGTTTGATTGCGCGGCTGAATGATAGATCGACCTTGCTCCGCCTCCATTGCTAGCTTTCGATAGCACAATTATACATTTTCAAGTTATTTGTCTTTTGTCTCGATCTATGTAATTAGATTTGTGATGGCGTTCGTTCAGGGGCCAACCCTTCATTTCGTTCATTgagattaaatttaataacatatTCGATTATTTACTATCTATGTATAGATATCTGCATGTCTAATACGGTATCGAgagtaaagaaaaaatatatattttttggaaactataggtcttagaggtgagacgtatatactaggcaaaacgcggactgagtcttgcgagtacgcgtccacaaaaagactagatccaataactaggtccacgagtatctacgctacgagtacttaactcattgcgtaaacaaaatgattcccgtaaatgcgctcccgtgattgcgttttagtagttttacgaagatcgaactaccgaattccGCGTCATagttcagtcttcacacttcatatttttaaatacggactaaaaactt
The sequence above is a segment of the Choristoneura fumiferana chromosome 9, NRCan_CFum_1, whole genome shotgun sequence genome. Coding sequences within it:
- the MED31 gene encoding mediator complex subunit 31, which codes for MMSGKGIPETEEQNRIRFQVELEFVQCLANPNYIHFLAQRGYFKEQTFINYLRYLQYWREPEYARFLKYPMCLHFLELLQHEAFRRECVSAQVCKFMDDQAILLWQHYTRRRTRTLQPPDAPAPPAPPAPPGPPRQLS
- the LOC141431495 gene encoding pickpocket protein 28-like, which translates into the protein MCPPGNNQETTPWYVWDKKQNLPRSRSEERPRRSILPDWNTAGVRKDLREYLLTSTLHGLRYVGEKKLTWFERFFWLGAFSCSIVCAGFFILNVYAKWRMSPMIVSINSENMPLQNLPFPAITICNVNQAKKSVAERYKKSGSPVDKKLLESLCTSQDDTEIFDNDAAESADWDYTRSFLINVTQPCSEMLAMCIWDSSEMSCEDLFNAQLTDEGLCCTFNVVHRNKMFRNPKSLNDMNFTFPLPSVDWTPEGGYPANAPYNGFPWRPKGIGTDHGLTLVLDANIAEYYCASTKSPSFKILLHNPTETPNIANLGDIYGPGIETRVAIQTRISDAQPALKSIDIEKRLCLFSSEKELVFYRTYTLRNCEMECEARNMLALCKCVLYYMPKNKTTRVCGKADAKCYINMKLLSNVTCEECLPACTEIAYYERMSSAKLSQSLLVQYAKRLGNRTTEYITENMLIIHFYFEDRTFTRFTKGEIFGLTEFLSNTGGLLGLCMGFSMMSVVELIYYVTLRALCLARRRRPKQMFTQ